From the Arctopsyche grandis isolate Sample6627 chromosome 2, ASM5162203v2, whole genome shotgun sequence genome, the window gtcaattattataaaaaaaaacctcttatttGATCAAAActtaataaactttttttttaattcaaccaaaatttgaaaaattcaagTTGACAGACAAAATATGTTAACAGAAGTCCAATAAAGGGAATGTCCTTATTTGGAAAGACGTCTAATTAAGTACAATTGATGATTATATCTGACTTTAACCTACTGTTCTCACATTTACTGacaaaaatcactaaaatcctGAAACAGAGCACGTTGGAAAGGAAACAATACATAAGAATGTCGCTTTAAAGGTTAGAAATTACGCAGCAACGTGTATCAGACGCTTTAAAATCGCAATATTGAATCATTTACGCAAGTTTTAAGTGGATTGGTATTTAACCTGAACGGCACCGGTCAACCCGTCCATGGTGAGCGAAAGCAGTAGAAGAATTTCTCCGACACCGAACTCGGTTGACTCGTTGGTAACCTTTTTGACTTGATCTTTGTACATGAACATTATGACGCCGATGACGATCATCAAAACGAACAAGTAACGTTTCAACGGATACTTCTTGTGGCCGATCAACACTCCAAGGATCATGACAGGTATCGGTTTTGCTGACTTTCCAACCACCTGAAAACAGAAGTCaggataaatataataatattcgctGATATGTGGaaaacattttgtattttataaaacgaAACATTACCGAAGGCTTTCATActaaacgtttatttatttagtacattCAACATGTCATTATTAAGCGATTGGAAAAGACAGAAAATGGTAGTAAAGCgggttataaaattaaattgataatacGACTTGGAAACATAGCCAAAGTTGGACAGTACAAGTACTCGAATGTAAAAAGACTTAAAGATGACCACAAATTAGATGATGGAAGGTTAAGTGAATGAGTCTTGCTCGGAACAATGATGATTGGAAGCATGTTGGGGAAGCCTTCGTACAGTAAAGGATGGTCAATGCCTGAAAATAATTGTGTAAAGCCATTAATCTCTacaatcgtatatatgtatatatcttgtCAAACATATGTTCCGTATTGCCTTCCAGAAACTTGAATACCATTCGTAGAACCAAACGAAAAATGGACAGGATAAGTGCAAAAGGTTAATCACAGTGGCTTTAAGCCAGATCAGATATaacaattcgacattaaaataaaaaagatcgcTTAagaaacaatatattataactgaatcAATGAAATAAACCTGTGTAGGATAGTTGACCCACTGAAGCGCCAGGTTCGAACAAACCATGGCCAGTAAATACGTCAACGCTGAGCTGATATAATAGAACGTTCGCGTATCCTCAGGTGGATTCTTCGAAGTCAtctgaaaatgattaaaacgaTAATTAAATTACTATGAAGAGAAAGTACACaatcgaatttaatttaaaaaaaaaacggaagggatatgtgtgtgtgtgtgtgtaggcaAGGTTTTTGCATCGAAAAGTAtggatttcaaaaaataaattcattgttattattatttttatacatacgtatatatgtatattataatatataacttttacCGGTGATTACGAatttaattcatgtatcaattcctctCCAAAACCAACCGTTGAAATATGAACGGACATAACACTAGTTGAATATAGGCTCACCACCATAGCTTTGGcgaatatgtaattgaaaatacactGCACCAAGACAAAGCAGAGTGCGCAGGTAAACCGTTCGTCGCCGTACGTTCCTCTCGTGATGGACTCTTGCAGCATCCCGAAGTAGAAGTAACACAGGAAAATGCCAGCGGCATATGTTAAAAATTTCGTATTCATCAACATTTTGGACGAATATCGGCACACGATCACACCCAACAACCGCCACACGCCAACTGTCTGTCACACGTTGCCTTAATGCGGACGTAAGTCGACGTGTAACAGCCATGAtcttaaaatatgattttatgggttcggtgattactggtcacaaattcctcgtcacaaagtcactaaaatctctataacggaacatctggcagccgaaaagtccatcatattaacgataactatcatagtaatgAGAACttcagtgccaaatattgtgtattcgtgattttcatggcaaaaattgtctttgtgaccaatgtgacgaatagtccaattaccgattTTATGACAAtagaaaaaattaattgataaattaaatcgtCTAAAATCGTCTGggataaaagctattattattattaaattatatttttgtattcacctttattttttttaaatgactagaaataaaattttcatattagagGTAAAATCTTGACGACGAGCCAACAtcacgatatatatatttattttacatattttttacatacatatatacaaatatatcaggaaggcttaacaggtaaactgcaaatgcgccttcctggtccataTAATTTCACGACAACTACAAGACATCCCAGGTTGGCCCTTCTGTTCCCTTTGACCCCCACCACGGAACAAAGAACGAAAAAACGTATCCCTGTACGCCAGTAACTCTCCCAGCGAGAGAGTTGTATTCCCGCGTAAATACGTTTTGTCa encodes:
- the meigo gene encoding solute carrier family 35 member B1 homolog meigo isoform X1; amino-acid sequence: MLMNTKFLTYAAGIFLCYFYFGMLQESITRGTYGDERFTCALCFVLVQCIFNYIFAKAMMTSKNPPEDTRTFYYISSALTYLLAMVCSNLALQWVNYPTQVVGKSAKPIPVMILGVLIGHKKYPLKRYLFVLMIVIGVIMFMYKDQVKKVTNESTEFGVGEILLLLSLTMDGLTGAVQDRMRAESSPSAQYMMLNTNYWSNLILGTAVVLSGELKVFVLFVIRHPEIIWHLITLGLAGALGQLFIFLAVSQFGPLACSVVTTTRKFFTVLASVLIFGNTLSSRQWLGAVVVFSGLFLDMFYGKKTPSTRS
- the meigo gene encoding solute carrier family 35 member B1 homolog meigo isoform X2 produces the protein MLMNTKFLTYAAGIFLCYFYFGMLQESITRGTYGDERFTCALCFVLVQCIFNYIFAKAMVMTSKNPPEDTRTFYYISSALTYLLAMVCSNLALQWVNYPTQVVGKSAKPIPVMILGVLIGHKKYPLKRYLFVLMIVIGVIMFMYKDQVKKVTNESTEFGVGEILLLLSLTMDGLTGAVQDRMRAESSPSAQYMMLNTNYWSNLILGTAVVLSGELKVFVLFVIRHPEIIWHLITLGLAGALGQLFIFLAVSQFGPLACSVVTTTRKFFTVLASVLIFGNTLSSRQWLGAVVVFSGLFLDMFYGKKTPSTRS